A region from the Gossypium hirsutum isolate 1008001.06 chromosome A08, Gossypium_hirsutum_v2.1, whole genome shotgun sequence genome encodes:
- the LOC121204622 gene encoding PE-PGRS family protein PE_PGRS33-like, which yields MVYSRVEAAEPGGPSPGVMAEGGVVGAELGVIDGGAGAGGVGASGAEDGVGAIGVVEGVGAIGVDGAGADIGVMAGGGVMVVGGGVATGEGVVLELGDIVGDADGL from the coding sequence ATGGTGTATTCACGTGTAGAAGCAGCGGAACCTGGTGGGCCCTCCCCAGGGGTCATGGCTGAAGGAGGAGTTGTAGGTGCTGAATTAGGCGTCATAGATGGAGGTGCGGGTGCCGGTGGGGTTGGTGCCTCTGGGGCAGAGGATGGGGTTGGGGCCATTGGAGTGGTTGAAGGGGTAGGAGCCATAGGGGTTGACGGTGCGGGTGCTGACATTGGAGTCATGGCTGGGGGAGGGGTCATGGTGGTTGGTGGTGGAGTGGCAACGGGAGAGGGGGTGGTGCTTGAACTTGGTGACATTGTAGGTGATGCCGATGGACTTTGA
- the LOC107918318 gene encoding uncharacterized protein, with protein sequence MESNIKNSDTKMVVATNQRKGFEGIRLENPFVLKVGQVFTGFGVGCGIGIGVGRPINLGRIPMLGEVMSATRGATDAFSGVSRHVNGALRKLGAKNVEAGIGCGVGLGHGFGIGLAVKPGVVNQIQCCVMQTMTKLMNKFGISSNLPFNEGAFPASFQSALTTTNEPSIQGPQGKLKQVLPNLPDTTSQGLPGLGNTSRGSAYQKFSSEPPNETSFGTRTEKVLNSFLQNPLLKEDETSLSELAGRLRFENNLLQLVLKHQRIIKELMEENLKLRQILMEDLKIPPSKLQASYSSKIKSPCSECFYCRRKQRRNR encoded by the exons ATGGAAAGTAATATCAAAAACAGTGACACTAAAATGGTGGTAGCAACCAATCAAAGAAAGGGCTTTGAAGGAATCAGATTGGAGAATCCATTTGTTTTGAAAGTGGGTCAAGTATTTACTGGCTTTGGCGTTGGTTGCGGTATTGGTATAGGCGTGGGTCGACCTATAAACCTCG GTCGAATACCTATGCTGGGCGAAGTTATGAGTGCAACTAGAGGAGCAACTGATGCGTTTTCTGGTGTTAGCAGACATGTAAATGGTGCT TTAAGGAAGTTGGGTGCTAAGAACGTTGAAGCAGGGATCGGATGTGGAGTCGGTCTTGGCCATGGTTTTGGCATTG GACTTGCTGTGAAGCCTGGGGTGGTGAATCAAATTCAATGTTGTGTTATG CAAACGATGACTAAATTGATGAACAAGTTTGGAATATCTTCCAACTTGCCCTTCAATGAAGGTGCTTTTCCTGCATCCTTTCAAAGTGCTTTGACCACAACAAATGAACCCTCTATTCAAGGCCCGCAAGGAAAATTGAAGCAGGTGCTGCCAAATCTACCAGATACTACATCTCAAGGCTTGCCTGGACTTGGAAATACAAGCAGAGGTTCAGCTTATCAAAAATTTTCATCAGAACCTCCAAATGAAACATCATTTGGGACTCGAACAGAAAAAGTTCTTAATAGCTTTTTGCAAAATCCATTGTTGAAGGAAGATGAGACTAGCCTAAGTGAACTG GCTGGACGGTTGCGCTTTGAAAACAACTTACTTCAACTG GTGCTGAAACATCAACGAATCATCAAGGAGCTTATGGAGGAGAATCTGAAGCTTCGTCAGATACTCATGGAAGACCTGAAAATACCCCCAAGCAAGCTCCAAGCTAGTTATTCTAGTAAAATTAAATCTCCATGTTCGGAATGCTTCTATTGCCGAAGGAAACAAAGGAGAAATAGATGA